In a genomic window of Sus scrofa isolate TJ Tabasco breed Duroc chromosome 4, Sscrofa11.1, whole genome shotgun sequence:
- the LOC110260331 gene encoding olfactory receptor 5V1-like: MNNQTDVTELIFLGFSNHPNLQGLFFLVFLVIYLITLLGNVLIIMATRISSALHTPMYYFLGNLSFLDICYTSTTIPVMLVNFFREKKTISYRGCLSQIFFLVTGAGTEGVLLAAMAYDRYVAICHPLQYPVLMGVKVCVCLVTGSWLCGLVNSVTHTVLAATLTLCGPNQISHFLCDVPLLLKLSCSDTSLNEFVLHVASATIGLSPCLLTAASYVLIISAVLRIPSAQGRSKAFSTCASHLTVVVVFFGTANFNYDRPNVGYSLDMDILISVLFCVITPMLNPIIYSLRNKEIKSALKKLARECCFSSETSD; the protein is encoded by the coding sequence ATGAACAATCAAACAGATGTCACTGAACTCATCTTCTTGGGATTTTCCAACCACCCCAATCTACAGGGCTTGTTCTTCCTGGTCTTCTTGGTCATTTACCTGATAACTCTTCTCGGAAACGTGCTCATAATAATGGCCACCAGGATCAGTTCTGCTCTCCACACCCCAATGTATTATTTCCTCGGCAACCTGAGTTTCTTGGACATCTGCTACACGTCCACTACCATTCCAGTCATGCTGGTGAACTTCTTCCGGGAGAAGAAGACCATCTCCTACAGGGGCTGCCTCTCCCAGATTTTCTTCCTTGTGACAGGTGCTGGCACTGAGGGTGTCTTATTGGCTGCtatggcttatgaccgctatgtAGCCATTTGCCACCCTCTCCAATATCCAGTCCTCATGGGTGTGAAGGTCTGTGTTTGTTTGGTGACAGGGTCCTGGCTATGTGGGTTGGTGAATTCTGTGACACACACAGTGCTGGCAGCCACACTCACTCTGTGCGGGCCCAATCAGATCAGCCACTTTCTCTGTGATGTCCCATTGCTTCTGAAGCTCTCCTGCTCAGACACCTCTCTCAATGAGTTTGTGCTCCATGTGGCCAGTGCCACCATTGGCCTGAGCCCCTGCTTATTAACTGCAGCATCCTATGTACTCATCATCTCTGCTGTTCTTAGGATTCCCTCTGCTCAGGGCAGGAGCAAGGCCTTCTCTACCTGTGCATCCCACCTCACTGTAGTGGTGGTCTTCTTTGGAACAGCCAACTTCAACTATGACAGACCCAATGTTGGCTACAGCCTGGACATGGACATCCTAATCTCTGTGCTCTTCTGTGTTATAACCCCCATGTTAAACCCTATCATTTATAGTCTGAGAAACAAGGAAATCAAGAGTGCCCTGAAGAAGCTGGCTAGAGAATGCTGCTTCTCTAGTGAAACCAGTGATTAA